The following DNA comes from Camelina sativa cultivar DH55 chromosome 14, Cs, whole genome shotgun sequence.
tgtttccctccttaaacaaattcatcgtggaaacctagtttctacatttttttttccttttgttgtcGGCGACATCAATGCACTTTTAGTAGTTGAAGACTCTATAAATGCTGGtttcgtattttatttttccttttttacagtatttaattgttattttcaaatCAATATCAACAATAATTGTTATATAGCTACAAGATTGATGTCACATGATGTTTttcttatcaataaaaaaaattgtactcaAATTAACGCATTGTATTCATTTATAGTAATCAATTTTTAATAAGATATATCTTCATTGCCTATCATCAACATTATACAAATCCAAATTTCGTCCTGTAATAAACTTTTTGTGCTCGTCCTCTcttgttttgaattttctaaCTGGAACCACACCAGTGATATATAAGATAGATATTAAAGAATACGTATTACTTATTAGGTTGTTTTAGACTTTCGTTTAATCTTTGAGTCTTTTATGAGTTTAATACGTTACGTAtttaattagaataatatttaaGTTTCAAACTTGATGACGTTAAACAATCGTTTTCTCtatattaaataaagaaaataacattaaataatCAAGCATGCCAAACTAGAttcattctttatttattttagaagaCCTCCAACTGTAACACACGACTTTCCAAAATGTCAATGAAGTCAACCTTCATTATTGAAAGGTGAAATAACATTGGTTTAACTTCCGACCAAATCTCTTTAACCGGAAATAATCAAAATTCGAAGAGACCCGAATCAAACCGACCTAAGAAACCCGAATGGCTGAAAAAAAATTCCagattttgaaaatcaaaaaggTTTCTCAAAGAACCcccaaaaatccaaactcaataaaccctaatcaattttttttctattcttgaACAGACCTCTCTGCTTCCTCTGTACAGTCTCTGGTGCTTTTTCGTAGCTCGGTACGAATTTTTCCAGATTCTTCAAGCTTTCCTAATCAGTTTCTGAGAAAGAATGGATCCAATTGCTTCGGTGTTTGAGAAAGTTAAGAGCTTTGCGAAATCGAGCCAGGATTTAGTATCCCGCCATTTCGGTCCTTCTCGCCAGAACCCGGTAAATCTCTTCATCCATCCTCTTTGTTTGAAATGGTCTGTAATGGCCCTAAAAGTAACAACCTTGGTATCACCACCATTGATGTTATCTCTTAACTTTAGCTTTTAAAAACCCCATCTTTAATTTGTGTGTATCTGCATTGTTGTTCTGAAATGGTTTGGGATTTGTGTTCAGATCGATATCTTGAAGCGATTacaaagagaagcattctcggATTTGATGAAACTTAGAGATAGACAAGAGAAAGTGGAGCGGATCATCTCCTCGTATAAATCATCTAAAGGTGGTCCGTTTCAAGAGACTAGCACTCATGTGAGAGGTGAGGTTGATGTGCTTGGAGCTATATTGCTGATTGGTAACACTGACGAGGAGAGTTTCGATAGAGAAGGAGTGAGACCTGGATTGCTTTCAAGGTTTGTGTTTGAAACGAGTCTTAGGGAGACAGATAGGCTTGTGGCTGAGCTCGTTGCTGGATACAAAGGGGAAGAAGGCAATCTCAGTGATTTCTCAGGGAGCCAGCAGTTGTCTTTAGCTAAAGTCTTCTACAGGGCAGATATTAATGATTGGTTCTCTGCTGTTGCTATTCCTGTTGGTGCCCATTTCAGAGATGTTGATGCTGATATAGTCTCTTCTTACCAGGTATCCATCTTCTGTTGCaggtttttatttctatattggTTGTGTACTTGCTTTTATTATATTCAGCATTCATATTTTTTGGATCATTTAAACACCAAAGGGTCAATAGTTGAATCTCAAAACTGATTCCAGATTCTCATTGATTTAGTTTATAGTTTGGCTTGATGCATATAACCTTAACATAGCAAGCTTGACGGTTTTAAAGATAGAAACTCTAAGCTATACTATTTCGATGGTATCTTTTAATTCTCACTTGAATCTCTGCTAATGGCATGTTAGATTCTTCTTCATGGTTTTTTCTTTACCACTTCTCATAAATTATTGTTATTGACGAAGCTACAAATACATCTTTGACTTGCAGGGAATGAGTCTTACAGAAGTTTCTGAACTCGGACCACCTCTTTTAAACCAACATAATGGTAGTGCCATAGGGTTAACAGTCAGGAAGGCAAACATCACAGGTTCACTGGCACAATCCATGTCAAACCTTGAAGCTGAACAGGGTTTAATGGCAACGGAACGTTGTTTCAGAACCTTTGGGCAAGTAACTTGCCACATTCGCAGAAGTTTGAAACTATCTCTATTCGGCTGTCACGAAATTTTCACACCGTCTAGCAACCGCcactctgctggagccattacGCTTCCAGTAAGTTTCCTAAGGCGCCATACTGCTGTGGAGCCTGAATCATCAACACCGCCTCTGGAGATGAGCAGAAGCGTGAATCATGTGTCGTCTAGCTCCATTGCTTTGAAGTTAGACTCTCTAATGGACGAGTCTACAAAACTAGGGGGATGGATTGAAATTCAGAATTCAAGAGCAAAGCAAGTGAAATGGTCAGTGTCTATTACAGACAACCCAGAGGATGAAGTGGGCTGGGGCATGAGTGTTGGGGGAGTTGTTGATGGTTCAAGAAATCATGATCTGTTTCAGGTGGAATCGTATCTGAAATTCAACATAGGCGGTCGGTTTAGCTTAAGTCCAGGTCTTGCTTATCACACAAACAGTAATGGAAGAACCATAGGTCTTATGCTACAGTCTCACTGGTCGCTGTGATCTCAAGGTTATTCATTACATGTACATTGATGGTTCTATTTACCACTGACTGCATTTTTtagggtaaaaataaaaagtgtctAATGCAGCTACCATTTTTGTGCCTTGATGGTAAAAGAGTCGGAATGTTTATTGTCTATCGTctcttataaaaatctttgttGTCTTGTTAGTAATTGTTTACATCTATGTTGGAATAGTACACCAACTTGCTTCTTTTATTGTCATGGTAACAAATGGCGTAATGCTTTATGCTTAGGGAGAACTAAAATAACTGAAGAATTGATTGATCAATGATTAGTATGTCTTCATTGCAACCTTACATAAGTTCTGGCATTTTCAAGTAAACGTGAATTAAAGAATTCTTAAACAGTATGTCACTTTACATTGATTGATGTTGAGAGCTATGTATGTTGTGACCTTACACCTATCATGAACATACAAAATATCTAGACTTTTCATTTTTCCGAAGTCAATGACCTTATTCCCAGGACTTACTTCATACAATAATGAAGACATCTTTGACGCATCGTCCCGTGTAGTAATGTGTTGTTCGATAGAGACCCATGACCCATCTGTTTAATCTATACACgataaatttgtttgttaaagcttttacatttattttaactttCTGTTCCATTTCAACTGACCATAAATCGAATCTTTTGTtcaacaatattatatataattcaagAATAACCTTGTTTATACGAAGTTGTTTcttacaaatttacaatcacACTTTCCTACGATAAGACCTTTGATTTGATTGTACATGACTAGTCCAATTTCCGCGAAACATCTCCTTACGTGGATTATTCTGGTACATGGATTTTTTTCACAGTTCTTTTAGACATTTCATAGAACACATTTGTGTGCTTCACTCAGATCACTGTTAACTAAACAACAAATTCCAAAACCAATTAGCTACCCACAAAAGCATTTGCGAACTAATCCAACTTGAAACAGATGAACGACGGCTAAACACCAAACACGCGTTGCTTTGTATAACCATTAAAAGAGtgtgaacaaaagaaaagtcaaaaaagtAATATTTGTTTACTAATACTATAAAATGTAAAGAAACAAGTGTACTCTCGACAATGATAAACAACGACCCCATTTGAAATCGCACTAATGCAAGTAGTCCTCTCACTTTCAATCGTTTCCTCCAAATTTCACAGAAAAGTCAAGATTGGTGGTTTATTCTGAATTTCTGATTGGTGGGCTGTTCAATGAATCCACCAAacatattattagtattattattattactcccACCAGAAAACAAATCTTccttgaaagaaaaacaaaaaaacacttacaTCAATTTCTCTAACCTAGtcacaaagagaaaaagactAGTAGTAGTTTACTATTTTTACCTCTCTTGtaggaaaaacagaggaatcacTCTGTTTCAGAGAGTTATGGTGGTTTCAGTGAGCATACGTCGTCGTTTAGTTCTTCTTCTACTTGCATTCACTTGCTTCTCTCTCAGACTCTGTTTTGGCCAGGACAGGATCACGTTCTCAACTCCGATCAAAGATTCAGCGGCAGAGACCCTTCTGTGCAAAAGTAGTATTTTCAGGTTTGGTTTCTTCACTCCTGTTAATTCCACTACTCGGTTACGTTATGTTGGGATTTGGTACGACAAGATTCCACTTCAAACTGTGGTTTGGGTTGCTAATAAAGACACACCCATCAACGACACTTCCGGTGTTATCTCGATCTATAAAGATGGGAATCTTGCGGTCACCGATGGTAGGAACCGCCTTCTATGGTCGACGAATGTTACGGTACAAGTGGCTCCAAATGCTACTTGGGTTCAGCTAATGGATTCTGGGAATCTTATGTTACAAGATAACAGAAACAATGGCGAGACACTGTGGGAGAGTTTCAAGCATCCTTATGATTCTTTCATGCCAAGAATGACTCTTGGAACCAACGGTATAACTGGAGAGAATCTGAAGCTTACTTCTTGGAGAAGCCATGATGATCCTTCAACAGGGAACTACACAGCTGGTATAGCTCCTTTCACGTTCCCTGAGCTTCTAGTCTGGAAGAACAATGATATATCGTGGCGTAGCGGACCGTGGAACGGTCAGGTTTTCATCGGTTTACCGAATATGGATTCGCTTCTGTTTCTTGATGGGTTTAATCTCAACAGTGATAACCAAGGCACCATTTCAATGTCTTATGCTAATGACTCGTTTATGTATCACTTTAACTTGGATCCTGACGGAGCTATATATCAGAAAGATTGGAGTACTTCTATGAGAACTTGGAGGATCGGTGTAAAGTTTCCATTCACAGACTGTGATGCATATGGTAGATGTGGTCCATACGGGACCTGCGATACCAGGGAAAACCCGCCTTGTAAATGCGTTAAAGGGTTTGTACCAAAGAACAGCACAGAGTGGAATGGAGGGAAGTGGAGTAATGGATGTGTGAGAAAAGCTCCATTGCTGTGTGAAAGACAGAGAAATGTTAgtaatggtggtggtggtggagggaAGGCAGATGCGTTTTTTAAGCTGCAGAAGATGAAAGTGCCAGTCAATGCGGAACGGTCTCAAGCTAATGAACAAGTTTGTCCTAAAGTATGTTTAGATAACTGTTCTTGCACGGCTTATGCTTATGATAGAGGAATCGGATGCATGCTTTGGAGTGGTAACTTAGTTGATATGCAATCATTTTTGGGAAGTGGCATTGATCTTTATATTCGAGTTGCACATTCAGAACTTAGTAAGTGAAATATCTCTAGTGGTACGGTTCtcactttttttgttctcttcaaTTTGACTTCACTGACTTATATTTTCTCACCAATTCTTATAGAAACACATAGCAATCTAGCAATTATGATCGCAGCACCTGTGATAGGCGTTACGCTTATCGCTGCAGTCTGCATTCTTTTAGCATGCAGGAAATTCAAAAAGCGTCCAGGTTAGAGTTTTGTATACTTATACATGTTGGcttcagattgtttcttttaTCACAACTTGTTTGAGACATTGATCATTTTCCTTAGCAGAGCCAGTGAAAGATAGAAGTGCAGAGATATTGTTTAAAAGAATGGAAGCACTTACAAGTGATAATGAGTCTGCTTCTAACCAAATCAAGCTTAAAGAGCTTCCACTATTTGATTTTCAAGTGTTAGCAACATCCACGGATAACTTCTCTTTAAGAAACAAGCTCGGTCAAGGAGGGTTTGGTCCTGTTTACAAGGTAAAAGCATTATACAAGAATCATTCTgtaaatgaaatatttgtatgtatataaataatctCAGCTTAAGtgattggtttatgttttttcttcagGGAAAATTACCAGAAGGGCAAGAAATTGCAGTGAAGAGGCTCTCAAGGAAATCAGGACAAGGACTAGAGGAACTCATGAACGAAGTTGTTGTGATATCAAAGTTGCAACATCGGAATCTAGTGAAATTACTTGGATGTTGCATTGAAGGTGAAGAAAGAATGTTAGTCTATGAATACATGCCAAAGAAAAGCTTGGATGCATATCTATTTGGTAAAACCTTATATCACCACTGTTTTTAACTCTGTTATATACCATTTAGGCTTTGGATACTAATGATTTTGCTACCTTTTCTCAGACCCATTGAAGCAAACGATTCTTGATTGGAAGACTAGATTCAACATAATGGAAGGAATCTGCAGAGGTCTTTTGTACCTTCACAGAGATTCAAGACTAAAGATCATACACAGAGATCTAAAAGCTAGCAACATTTTGTTAGATGAGAATCTAAACCCGAAGATATCTGATTTCGGACTTGCAAGAATCTTCCGAGCGAATGAAGATGAAGCTAACACAAGAAGGGTTGTTGGAACATAGTAAGAATCCATTCCTAAATACAAAACATACATTTTGGTATGCGGTTTTattgaaaaatttgtttttttgcagtGGCTATATGTCACCGGAATATGCAATGGAAGGTTTCTTTTCAGAAAAATCAGACGTTTTCAGCTTAGGGGTTATATTTCTAGAGATCATTAGTGGGAGAAGAAACTCTAGTTCTCACAAGGAAGAGAGTAATCTGAACCTTTTGGCTTATGTAAGTGTACAAAGCAGTGTTTTGTAACTTATGGCTAATTAAGCTTTTGAAACTTACGTAGAAACTTGGTTTTTACAGGCATGGAAGCTGTGGAATGACGGTGAAGGTGCCTCTCTAGCAGATCCAGCTGTATTTGATAAGTgttttgagaaagagatagagaaatgTGTTCATATTGGACTGTTATGTGTGCAAGAAGTTGCAAATGATAGACCGAATGTTTCAAATGTGATTTGGATGCTAACTACCGAGAGCACGAACCTCGCTGGGCCGAAGCAGCCTGCGTTTATAGCAAGAAGAGGAGCTTCTGAAGCTGAATCTTCTGACCAGAGTAGTCAAAAGGTATCTATCAATGATGTGAGCCTCACAGCTGTAACAGGGCGTTAAGCTCACCAAGCCAATTTCAGTCtgtttatatacataaatatgtaatatatacgTTTTAAGTGACTCATATCTTTACAAGTTTTGTTATTCTGCGTTTGTTTAATGGTTAGATTAATGAATAAGAAATGTAATTCAGAGATTCTTCTTTTATTCAACTGAGATTTGTTGAAACTTGACCTATTCTTAGATATGATCAGATCTGTAGAATTAACTAACCTGGATTAAGAAACTGAACCTGAAggaaaaaggagaagaacaaaaatcacCCATGTTCTTGAGAAGCCACAGTAGGTTTGTCTTGAGAGAAGAAACGAAAACACTATTATTGGTATTGTCTTTTGGGTTGGTTTGCTATAGTACATAGAAACAAACGTGAATAGTGGATAAGTTTTGACTTTTCATGGATTCATTAACTACACAACAACCTTGACTTTGTCTGCACAAAATTATTCTAGAGCTGCCAAGAAATTTCATAtttgtgttttgctttttaGCAATGGTTTTATCATtagttagatttttttgaaatcaGTACTTATTCCTGTAACTTAGCCTatatagttttctatttttatacaaaaagaagtaaaacatTTGAgtgttgttttaaattttaacgaCCTTGGATATCGGAGAAGGTAACATCATTAACAGAAATACCAGTTTTCTCCTTGAGCAAAGCACCATTTTCCCCGCCTCTTCGCCTCGCGGAAGTAAAAGCTGGATGCTTCGGATTTGGAAGATCAATGGCGCTTTGACCCAACATGGTGAGAACAGAGGACATGTCTACTCTATCCGAAGCGATTTCTTGCACACAAAGCAACCCAATTTGTATGCACTTTATCATTTCGCTCTCATTATAAGTCTCTTGATTCATTAACTTGTCTATGATCTCTGTTGCTTCACCGCTTTCCCATAGATCCCAAATCTACAACGACGAAGAAACATACATTTgcttatgttctgtttttttcttctgtttttgtgaagaaaatgcagtgtttttgtttacttacaTGTCCGACTAGGTTTGATGATTCCTCGTGGAAAGCACTGTTCTTCTTTCCTgttatgatctctaacattAATACTCCAAAGCTGTATACGTCGGATTTAACAGAGAACTGGCCCTCCATTGCGTACTCCGGCGACATATATCCGCTGTGCAATAAGACATGAAACAACTTAAGGTTGAAAGATCTTGGACAGTTTTGTGGTGATTAGGAAAGACTAACTCACAATGTTCCAACGACCCGACTTGTGCATCCTTCGATTTGGTTCCCCCCGAAGATTCTAGCCATGCCAAAATCCGAGATCTTAGGGATCATTTCGCTGTCAAGAAGTATATTGCTGGCCTTTAGATCTCTGTGGATGATCCTCAgtcttgaatcttgatgaagatacaAGATCCCACGAGCAATCCCGCGAATTATCTGCATTCGTTTTGGCCAGTCCAACTccgctctcttctcttcatctaGCATGAGgataacaagaaagaaacaagaaggtTCAGAGTCtagaaatgaaaaatttgaatCTGAGTTAGAAATGGTGAACGTACGGAATATGAAATAGTCTAGGCTCTTGTTTGGTAAATACTCGTAAATCAA
Coding sequences within:
- the LOC104739777 gene encoding G-type lectin S-receptor-like serine/threonine-protein kinase At1g11330 — translated: MNPPNILLVLLLLLPPENKSSLKEKQKNTYINFSNLVTKRKRLVVVYYFYLSCRKNRGITLFQRVMVVSVSIRRRLVLLLLAFTCFSLRLCFGQDRITFSTPIKDSAAETLLCKSSIFRFGFFTPVNSTTRLRYVGIWYDKIPLQTVVWVANKDTPINDTSGVISIYKDGNLAVTDGRNRLLWSTNVTVQVAPNATWVQLMDSGNLMLQDNRNNGETLWESFKHPYDSFMPRMTLGTNGITGENLKLTSWRSHDDPSTGNYTAGIAPFTFPELLVWKNNDISWRSGPWNGQVFIGLPNMDSLLFLDGFNLNSDNQGTISMSYANDSFMYHFNLDPDGAIYQKDWSTSMRTWRIGVKFPFTDCDAYGRCGPYGTCDTRENPPCKCVKGFVPKNSTEWNGGKWSNGCVRKAPLLCERQRNVSNGGGGGGKADAFFKLQKMKVPVNAERSQANEQVCPKVCLDNCSCTAYAYDRGIGCMLWSGNLVDMQSFLGSGIDLYIRVAHSELKTHSNLAIMIAAPVIGVTLIAAVCILLACRKFKKRPEPVKDRSAEILFKRMEALTSDNESASNQIKLKELPLFDFQVLATSTDNFSLRNKLGQGGFGPVYKGKLPEGQEIAVKRLSRKSGQGLEELMNEVVVISKLQHRNLVKLLGCCIEGEERMLVYEYMPKKSLDAYLFDPLKQTILDWKTRFNIMEGICRGLLYLHRDSRLKIIHRDLKASNILLDENLNPKISDFGLARIFRANEDEANTRRVVGTYGYMSPEYAMEGFFSEKSDVFSLGVIFLEIISGRRNSSSHKEESNLNLLAYAWKLWNDGEGASLADPAVFDKCFEKEIEKCVHIGLLCVQEVANDRPNVSNVIWMLTTESTNLAGPKQPAFIARRGASEAESSDQSSQKVSINDVSLTAVTGR
- the LOC104739773 gene encoding uncharacterized protein LOC104739773 → MDPIASVFEKVKSFAKSSQDLVSRHFGPSRQNPIDILKRLQREAFSDLMKLRDRQEKVERIISSYKSSKGGPFQETSTHVRGEVDVLGAILLIGNTDEESFDREGVRPGLLSRFVFETSLRETDRLVAELVAGYKGEEGNLSDFSGSQQLSLAKVFYRADINDWFSAVAIPVGAHFRDVDADIVSSYQGMSLTEVSELGPPLLNQHNGSAIGLTVRKANITGSLAQSMSNLEAEQGLMATERCFRTFGQVTCHIRRSLKLSLFGCHEIFTPSSNRHSAGAITLPVSFLRRHTAVEPESSTPPLEMSRSVNHVSSSSIALKLDSLMDESTKLGGWIEIQNSRAKQVKWSVSITDNPEDEVGWGMSVGGVVDGSRNHDLFQVESYLKFNIGGRFSLSPGLAYHTNSNGRTIGLMLQSHWSL